In one Gossypium hirsutum isolate 1008001.06 chromosome D09, Gossypium_hirsutum_v2.1, whole genome shotgun sequence genomic region, the following are encoded:
- the LOC121221093 gene encoding chaperone protein ClpB3, chloroplastic encodes MAASSSTTSMASVNGFSFCATRSVSNINNLLLTHPRLSLSFPSKPNSLKSFKPLQLRKNGVFERFSRTSSRPFVVRCEASTGKITQQDFTEMAWQAIVSSPDVAKENKHQIVETEHLMKALLEQKNGLARRIFLKVGVDNTRLLEATDKFIQRQPKVLGESAGSMLGRDLEALMQRAREYKKEYGDSFVSVEHLVLGFTQDRRFGKQLFKDFQISNQALKSAIESIRGRQSVTDQDPEGKYEALEKYGKDLTAMAREGKLDPVIGRDDEIRRCIQILSRRTKNNPVLIGEPGVGKTAISEGLAQRIVQGDVPQALMNRKLISLDMGALIAGAKYRGEFEDRLKAVLREVTDSEGQIILFIDEIHTVVGAGATNGAMDAGNLLKPMLGRGELRCIGATTLDEYRKYIEKDPALERRFQQVYVDQPTVEDTISILRGLRERYELHHGVRISDSALVEAAILSDRYISGRFLPDKAIDLVDEAAAKLKMEITSKPTALDEINRSVLKLEMERLSLTNDTDKASRDRLSRLEAELALLKERQSELTEQWEHEKSVMTNIQSIKEEIDRVNVEIQQAEREYDLNRAAELKYGSLNSLQRQLADAEKELDEYMKSGKSMLREEVTGNDIAEVVSKWTGIPISKLQQSEREKLLYLEEVLHKRVVGQDPAVRSVAEAIQRSRAGLSDPRRPIASFMFMGPTGVGKTELAKALASYLFNTEEALVRIDMSEYMEKHAVSRLIGAPPGYVGYEEGGQLTETVRRRPYAVILFDEIEKAHGDVFNVFLQILDDGRVTDSQGRTVSFTNTVIIMTSNVGSQYILNSDEDTPKDLAYETIKQRVMEAARAIFRPEFMNRVDEYIVFQPLDREQISSIVRLQLERVQNRIADRKIKLQVTDSAIQLLGNLGYDPNYGARPVKRVIQQNVENELAKGILRGEFKDEDTILVDTELTAFANGQLPQQKLVFKKLNNDSDTQATGSQEALSQTV; translated from the exons ATGGCGGCTTCTTCTTCTACTACTTCAATGGCGTCTGTTAATGGTTTCAGTTTTTGTGCTACACGTTCTGTTTCTAATATAAACAATCTCCTTTTAACTCACCCACGCCTTTCTTTGAGCTTTCCTTCAAAACCCAATTCATTGAAATCCTTTAAACCACTTCAGTTAAGGAAAAATGGGGTTTTTGAGAGGTTTTCAAGGACTTCTTCAAGGCCTTTCGTTGTTCGTTGTGAAGCTTCAACTGGGAAG ATTACACAACAGGACTTCACTGAAATGGCCTGGCAAGCCATTGTTTCTTCACCAGATGTGGCTAAAGAGAATAAGCATCAAATAGTGGAGACTGAACACTTGATGAAAGCTCTATTGGAGCAGAAGAATGGTCTTGCTCGGCGAATATTTTTGAAAGTCGGAGTTGACAATACTCGCCTTCTCGAAGCGACTGATAAGTTCATCCAACGCCAGCCGAAG GTTTTGGGTGAATCTGCTGGTTCAATGTTAGGACGTGATTTGGAAGCACTGATGCAGCGAGCAAGAGAGTACAAAAAGGAGTACGGGGATTCGTTTGTTTCTGTCGAGCATTTGGTTCTTGGATTTACACAAGATCGGCGTTTTGGGAAGCAGTTGTTCAAGGATTTCCAGATATCCAACCAAGCCTTGAAATCCGCAATAGAATCTATTAGGGGACGTCAGTCAGTTACCGACCAAG ACCCCGAAGGAAAGTATGAAGCGTTGGAGAAGTATGGGAAAGATCTAACAGCAATGGCGAGAGAAGGAAAGCTTGATCCAGTTATTGGAAGAGATGATGAAATACGTAGGTGCATTCAAATCCTTTCTAGGAGAACAAAGAACAACCCTGTGCTCATTGGTGAACCGGGTGTCGGTAAAACTGCAATTTCTGAAGG GCTTGCCCAAAGAATCGTTCAAGGGGATGTCCCTCAGGCTTTGATGAACCGTAAG CTTATCTCACTCGACATGGGTGCACTCATAGCTGGGGCTAAATATCGAGGAGAGTTTGAAGACAGACTGAAGGCTGTACTTCGGGAAGTCACTGATTCAGAAGGCCAAATTATCCTCTTCATTGATGAGATTCACACAGTTGTTGGGGCAG GTGCCACCAATGGTGCAATGGACGCAGGCAATCTGTTGAAGCCTATGCTTGGTCGGGGAGAACTGCGATGTATTGGGGCAACGACTCTAGATGAATATCGTAAATACATTGAGAAAGATCCTGCCCTGGAACGTCGTTTCCAGCAGGTTTATGTTGATCAACCAACAGTAGAAGATACAATTTCTATTCTCCGGGGGCTTCGTGAGAGATATGAGCTTCATCATGGTGTCCGTATTTCTGACAGTGCACTTGTGGAGGCTGCAATCTTGTCTGACCGTTACATTAGTGGCCGATTTTTACCTGACAAAG CTATTGATTTAGTAGATGAAGCAGCTGCTAAATTGAAAATGGAAATCACTTCAAAACCTACTGCCCTCGATGAGATTAATCGTTCGGTACTGAAGTTGGAAATGGAGAGGTTGTCTCTCACAAATGATACTGATAAAGCTTCAAGAGATAGACTGAGCCGCCTTGAAGCTGAGTTGGCGCTCTTAAAGGAGAGACAGTCCGAGTTGACTGAACAATGGGAGCATGAGAAGTCTGTAATGACAAACATTCAGTCGATCAAGGAAGAG ATTGATAGGGTCAATGTTGAGATTCAGCAGGCCGAGCGGGAGTATGATCTCAATCGAGCTGCTGAGCTGAAGTATGGAAGTCTGAACTCTTTGCAGCGCCAACTTGCTGACGCTGAAAAAGAATTAGATGAGTATATGAAATCTGGAAAATCGATGCTAAGAGAAGAAGTTACAGGAAACGATATTGCCGAAGTAGTTAGTAAATGGACTGGCATACCGATTTCCAAGCTTCAACAATCTGAGAGGGAGAAACTATTATATTTAGAAGAAGTGCTGCATAAACGTGTCGTAGGTCAAGATCCTGCGGTCAGATCCGTAGCTGAGGCCATTCAACGATCTCGAGCTGGTCTCTCAGATCCCCGTCGTCCAATTGCCAGTTTCATGTTTATGGGTCCTACTGGTGTAGGGAAAACGGAACTAGCAAAAGCACTtgcatcttacttgtttaatacGGAAGAAGCACTTGTTCGAATCGATATGAGTGAGTATATGGAAAAACATGCGGTTTCAAGACTTATAGGTGCTCCACCTGGTTATGTTGGGTATGAAGAAGGAGGACAGCTGACAGAAACAGTTCGCCGGAGGCCCTATGCTGTAATTCTTTTTGATGAGATCGAGAAAGCTCATGGTGATGTATTTAATGTTTTCCTTCAAATTTTGGATGATGGGAGAGTCACTGATTCACAAGGTCGTACTGTGAGCTTTACCAACACTGTCATCATTATGACTTCGAATGTGGGTTCACAATACATTCTAAACTCGGATGAAGACACACCTAAAGACTTAGCTTATGAAACTATCAAGCAGAGGGTAATGGAAGCTGCAAGAGCTATCTTTCGACCTGAGTTCATGAATCGTGTTGACGAGTATATAGTGTTCCAACCTTTGGACCGCGAACAAATAAGCAGTATTGTGAGATTACAG CTGGAACGTGTGCAAAATAGGATTGCAGATAGGAAAATAAAACTTCAGGTAACGGACAGTGCCATTCAACTTCTCGGAAATCTTGGTTATGATCCAAACTACGGTGCTAGACCGGTGAAACGAGTGATTCAGCAGAACGTTGAAAACGAACTTGCCAAAGGCATATTGAGAGGAGAGTTCAAAGATGAGGATACAATCTTGGTAGACACCGAGCTAACTGCATTCGCAAATGGTCAACTCCCCCAGCAAAAGCTAGTCTTCAAGAAACTCAATAATGATTCCGATACTCAAGCAACCGGCAGTCAAGAAGCTTTATCTCAGACTGTCTGA
- the LOC121221094 gene encoding pentatricopeptide repeat-containing protein At3g29290 isoform X1 — translation MGELLRNSASFAIIANGFGLQFHSCSQSRDTVCFRFFNGSFNGGLPLKTHKRLVLKCRLNMVLVPVYEYVRFSPFPMNIPRMNLQFKSTKMGNRVKALNMTASFESELDSSRNLPSTSSNGKDLVYDSKVHFLEERNEEELSRRILMLSRSNKVRSALELCKSMEFSGLKPDVHAYNSLLSCTLRNGLLDDALRTFEFMKNNKVITGHTYSIILKAIADTQGNDAALDMFAELERDSKLKKDFDMVVYNTVISICGRSNNWVETEGLWRRIQENGYIGTQVTYSLLISIFVRCNQCELAIDAYTEMIRNRVEPRDDTMHAMINACVKEEKRDLALSIFQKMLNDGLKPNLVACNALINSLGKGGEMKLAFKIYDIMISLGHKPDDFTWNSLLGALYRANRHADALHLFERIREQNELISLHLYNTALMSCQKLGSWDKALQLLWQMEGLGLSVSTTSYNLVIGACETARKPKVALQVYDHMIHQKCVPDTFTHLSLIRSCIWGSLWAEVEEILDGLPPNVSLYNAAIQGMSLRGKVESAKKLYFKMQKNGLKPDGKTRALMLQNLRKHRFKVKKLT, via the exons ATGGGGGAATTGTTGAGGAATTCAGCTTCTTTCGCTATAATAGCAAATGGGTTTGGATTGCAGTTTCATTCATGTAGCCAAAGTAGAGATACTGTTTGCTTTAGGTTTTTTAATGGCAGCTTCAATGGTGGTTTGCCTTTGAAAACTCACAAAAGGCTTGTACTGAAATGTAGGCTAAACATGGTTTTGGTGCCAGTTTATGAATatgttcgatttagtccttttccaatGAACATACCAAGGATGAATTTGCAATTCAAGTCCACCAAGATGGGTAATAGAGTTAAAGCACTGAATATGACTGCTAGTTTTGAATCTGAGTTGGATTCTAGTCGAAATTTGCCTTCAACAAGTTCAAATGGGAAGGACCTTGTTTATGATAGTAAGGTACATTTTTTGGAAGAAAGGAATGAAGAGGAATTATCAAGAAGAATATTGATGCTTAGTAGGTCTAACAAGGTTAGAAGTGCATTGGAATTGTGTAAATCAATGGAGTTTTCGGGTCTTAAACCCGATGTTCATGCATATAATTCTCTTCTCTCTTGCACGCTTAGAAACGGGTTACTCGATGATGCTTTGCGAACTTTCGAGTTTATGAAGAACAATAAAGTCATTACAGGACATACTTATAGCATAATACTGAAAGCTATTGCGGATACTCAAGGTAATGATGCAGCTTTAGATATGTTTGCAGAATTGGAAAGGGACTCAAAACTGAAGAAAGATTTTGATATGGTTGTTTATAATACAGTTATATCGATTTGTGGAAGATCGAATAATTGGGTTGAAACCGAGGGGTTATGGAGAAGAATCCAGGAAAATGGTTATATAGGAACACAAGTCACATATTCCTTGCTAATTAGCATTTTTGTTCGTTGTAATCAATGCGAATTGGCAATTGATGCTTACACTGAGATGATTCGAAACAGAGTCGAACCCCGTGATGACACTATGCATGCTATGATTAACGCATGTGTGAAAGAAGAGAAACGGGATTTAGCGTTATCTATATTTcagaaaatgttgaatgatggaTTGAAACCGAATCTAGTAGCTTGCAATGCATTGATTAATTCACTTGGAAAAGGCGGAGAGATGAAATTAGCTTTTAAAATCTATGATATTATGATATCTTTAGGTCATAAACCAGATGATTTCACATGGAATTCATTGCTTGGTGCTTTGTATAGAGCAAACCGACATGCCGATGCTCTTCACCTCTTTGAAAGAATAAGAGAACAGAATGAACTCATAAGCCTTCATCTATACAACACCGCCTTAATGTCGTGCCAGAAGCTTGGTTCATGGGATAAGGCCTTACAGCTTTTATGGCAAATGGAAGGTTTGGGATTGTCGGTTTCAACCACATCGTATAATCTTGTCATCGGTGCTTGCGAGACTGCGAGGAAACCGAAAGTTGCATTGCAAGTTTATGATCACATGATTCATCAAAAGTGTGTTCCAGATACATTTACTCATTTATCACTAATAAGAAGCTGCATTTGGGGATCTCTTTGGGCTGAAGTGGAAGAAATTTTAGAT GGACTTCCACCAAATGTATCTCTTTACAATGCTGCTATTCAAGGAATGAGTTTGAGAGGCAAAGTTGAATCAGCAAAGAAGCTGTACTTCAAAATGCAAAAGAATGGTCTTAAACCTGATGGCAAAACAAGAGCTTTGATGCTTCAAAACTTGCGAAAACATCGATTTAAAGTGAAGAAGTTGACTTGA
- the LOC121221094 gene encoding pentatricopeptide repeat-containing protein At3g29290 isoform X2: MVLVPVYEYVRFSPFPMNIPRMNLQFKSTKMGNRVKALNMTASFESELDSSRNLPSTSSNGKDLVYDSKVHFLEERNEEELSRRILMLSRSNKVRSALELCKSMEFSGLKPDVHAYNSLLSCTLRNGLLDDALRTFEFMKNNKVITGHTYSIILKAIADTQGNDAALDMFAELERDSKLKKDFDMVVYNTVISICGRSNNWVETEGLWRRIQENGYIGTQVTYSLLISIFVRCNQCELAIDAYTEMIRNRVEPRDDTMHAMINACVKEEKRDLALSIFQKMLNDGLKPNLVACNALINSLGKGGEMKLAFKIYDIMISLGHKPDDFTWNSLLGALYRANRHADALHLFERIREQNELISLHLYNTALMSCQKLGSWDKALQLLWQMEGLGLSVSTTSYNLVIGACETARKPKVALQVYDHMIHQKCVPDTFTHLSLIRSCIWGSLWAEVEEILDGLPPNVSLYNAAIQGMSLRGKVESAKKLYFKMQKNGLKPDGKTRALMLQNLRKHRFKVKKLT, from the exons ATGGTTTTGGTGCCAGTTTATGAATatgttcgatttagtccttttccaatGAACATACCAAGGATGAATTTGCAATTCAAGTCCACCAAGATGGGTAATAGAGTTAAAGCACTGAATATGACTGCTAGTTTTGAATCTGAGTTGGATTCTAGTCGAAATTTGCCTTCAACAAGTTCAAATGGGAAGGACCTTGTTTATGATAGTAAGGTACATTTTTTGGAAGAAAGGAATGAAGAGGAATTATCAAGAAGAATATTGATGCTTAGTAGGTCTAACAAGGTTAGAAGTGCATTGGAATTGTGTAAATCAATGGAGTTTTCGGGTCTTAAACCCGATGTTCATGCATATAATTCTCTTCTCTCTTGCACGCTTAGAAACGGGTTACTCGATGATGCTTTGCGAACTTTCGAGTTTATGAAGAACAATAAAGTCATTACAGGACATACTTATAGCATAATACTGAAAGCTATTGCGGATACTCAAGGTAATGATGCAGCTTTAGATATGTTTGCAGAATTGGAAAGGGACTCAAAACTGAAGAAAGATTTTGATATGGTTGTTTATAATACAGTTATATCGATTTGTGGAAGATCGAATAATTGGGTTGAAACCGAGGGGTTATGGAGAAGAATCCAGGAAAATGGTTATATAGGAACACAAGTCACATATTCCTTGCTAATTAGCATTTTTGTTCGTTGTAATCAATGCGAATTGGCAATTGATGCTTACACTGAGATGATTCGAAACAGAGTCGAACCCCGTGATGACACTATGCATGCTATGATTAACGCATGTGTGAAAGAAGAGAAACGGGATTTAGCGTTATCTATATTTcagaaaatgttgaatgatggaTTGAAACCGAATCTAGTAGCTTGCAATGCATTGATTAATTCACTTGGAAAAGGCGGAGAGATGAAATTAGCTTTTAAAATCTATGATATTATGATATCTTTAGGTCATAAACCAGATGATTTCACATGGAATTCATTGCTTGGTGCTTTGTATAGAGCAAACCGACATGCCGATGCTCTTCACCTCTTTGAAAGAATAAGAGAACAGAATGAACTCATAAGCCTTCATCTATACAACACCGCCTTAATGTCGTGCCAGAAGCTTGGTTCATGGGATAAGGCCTTACAGCTTTTATGGCAAATGGAAGGTTTGGGATTGTCGGTTTCAACCACATCGTATAATCTTGTCATCGGTGCTTGCGAGACTGCGAGGAAACCGAAAGTTGCATTGCAAGTTTATGATCACATGATTCATCAAAAGTGTGTTCCAGATACATTTACTCATTTATCACTAATAAGAAGCTGCATTTGGGGATCTCTTTGGGCTGAAGTGGAAGAAATTTTAGAT GGACTTCCACCAAATGTATCTCTTTACAATGCTGCTATTCAAGGAATGAGTTTGAGAGGCAAAGTTGAATCAGCAAAGAAGCTGTACTTCAAAATGCAAAAGAATGGTCTTAAACCTGATGGCAAAACAAGAGCTTTGATGCTTCAAAACTTGCGAAAACATCGATTTAAAGTGAAGAAGTTGACTTGA
- the LOC121221095 gene encoding uncharacterized protein isoform X2 encodes MEGKDEEPKDVKEGVASIALLPNGSLSGHFIQLPQSICYGLHGTELACEMECSRGEDYRLIKLTIIDYNNKKDHTVVVECRGHDAARFHNINHAHGWEKDVVDMVEEKEGKKKILVSFECETLKSDKAAEEHIKQFMPKLSGLDAVVNIGRMSISGMDSEAETADSKQDLSTA; translated from the exons ATGG aAGGAAAAGATGAAGAACCAAAGGATGTAAAGGAAGGAGTAGCATCAATAGCATTATTGCCAAATGGGTCCCTTTCAGGGCATTTTATTCAGCTTCCTCAATCTATCTGCTATGGCCTTCATGGCACAG AGTTGGCTTGTGAGATGGAGTGCAGCAGGGGTGAGGATTACCGCTTGATCAAGCTCACAATCATAGACTACAAT AATAAGAAAGATCATACTGTGGTGGTGGAGTGTAGAGGGCATGATGCAGCTCGGTTCCACAACATCAACCATGCTCATGG TTGGGAGAAGGATGTTGTGGATATGGttgaagaaaaagaagggaagaaAAAGATATTGGTCTCATTCGAGTGTGAGACATTGAAATCCGACAAAGCAGCTGAAGAACATATAAAACAGTTCATGCCTAAATTATCTGGACTTGATGCTGTTG TTAATATTGGAAGGATGAGCATATCAGGGATGGACTCTGAAGCAGAAACAGCAGATTCTAAGCAGGATTTATCAACTGCTTGA
- the LOC121221095 gene encoding uncharacterized protein isoform X1 — MDDFEEGKDEEPKDVKEGVASIALLPNGSLSGHFIQLPQSICYGLHGTELACEMECSRGEDYRLIKLTIIDYNNKKDHTVVVECRGHDAARFHNINHAHGWEKDVVDMVEEKEGKKKILVSFECETLKSDKAAEEHIKQFMPKLSGLDAVVNIGRMSISGMDSEAETADSKQDLSTA, encoded by the exons ATGG atgattttgaagaAGGAAAAGATGAAGAACCAAAGGATGTAAAGGAAGGAGTAGCATCAATAGCATTATTGCCAAATGGGTCCCTTTCAGGGCATTTTATTCAGCTTCCTCAATCTATCTGCTATGGCCTTCATGGCACAG AGTTGGCTTGTGAGATGGAGTGCAGCAGGGGTGAGGATTACCGCTTGATCAAGCTCACAATCATAGACTACAAT AATAAGAAAGATCATACTGTGGTGGTGGAGTGTAGAGGGCATGATGCAGCTCGGTTCCACAACATCAACCATGCTCATGG TTGGGAGAAGGATGTTGTGGATATGGttgaagaaaaagaagggaagaaAAAGATATTGGTCTCATTCGAGTGTGAGACATTGAAATCCGACAAAGCAGCTGAAGAACATATAAAACAGTTCATGCCTAAATTATCTGGACTTGATGCTGTTG TTAATATTGGAAGGATGAGCATATCAGGGATGGACTCTGAAGCAGAAACAGCAGATTCTAAGCAGGATTTATCAACTGCTTGA
- the LOC121202865 gene encoding EID1-like F-box protein 2 isoform X2, with amino-acid sequence MILTKQYRCVHSSSCQCTKGHLSEDVIFLVFRQLNWNPKLIAALSCVCKWFDDLAKRVLWKEFCKTRALKMMLDLQSCGSHSVDGNWRALGKLLIYCSGCSGGRLFNSIQIPGHFVYRTRFSRTSGKSFLLPHCRTDVLYVSDPCEHLDQGDDGDVGFFRGVFKSFMVSKVRRMLIDRGAQLHPTAVCPYCKAKMWNMLQANMVPQTASY; translated from the exons ATGATTCTAACGAAGCAGTATCGTTGCGTACACTCGTCTAGTTGTCAATGCACGAAAGGGCATCTAAGTGAAGATGTGATTTTTCTAGTGTTTCGACAATTGAATTGGAATCCCAAGTTGATCGCCGCTCTTTCGTGTGTATGCAAATGGTTTGATGATCTTGCTAAGAGAGTATTATGGAAGGAGTTTTGCAAAACAAGGGCCCTAAAAATGATGCTTGATCTGCAATCTTGTGGAAGTCACAGTGTTGATGGGAACTGGAGAGCACTCGGAAAGTTGCTTATTTATTGCTCGGGATGTAGTGGTGGTCGATTGTTCAATAGTATTCAAATCCCAGGTCATTTTGTTTATAGGACTAGGTTCTCAAGGACATCGGGGAAGAGTTTCCTTTTACCACATTGCAGAACGGATGTTTTATATGTGTCCGACCCTTGTGAACATCTCGACCAAGGGGATGATGGGGATGTGGGATTTTTCCGAGGTGTGTTCAAGTCATTCATGGTTTCAAAGGTTCGGAGGATGTTGATCGACAGGGGTGCCCAGCTTCATCCAACAGCAGTGTGCCCCTATTGTAAGGCAAAGATGTGGAACATGTTACAAGCTAATATGGTACCGCAGACTGCAAGCT ATTGA
- the LOC121202865 gene encoding EID1-like F-box protein 2 isoform X1 encodes MILTKQYRCVHSSSCQCTKGHLSEDVIFLVFRQLNWNPKLIAALSCVCKWFDDLAKRVLWKEFCKTRALKMMLDLQSCGSHSVDGNWRALGKLLIYCSGCSGGRLFNSIQIPGHFVYRTRFSRTSGKSFLLPHCRTDVLYVSDPCEHLDQGDDGDVGFFRGVFKSFMVSKVRRMLIDRGAQLHPTAVCPYCKAKMWNMLQANMVPQTASCKLGAYEDSIEYYVCLNGHMVGICTLLPLSDSEEASESE; translated from the coding sequence ATGATTCTAACGAAGCAGTATCGTTGCGTACACTCGTCTAGTTGTCAATGCACGAAAGGGCATCTAAGTGAAGATGTGATTTTTCTAGTGTTTCGACAATTGAATTGGAATCCCAAGTTGATCGCCGCTCTTTCGTGTGTATGCAAATGGTTTGATGATCTTGCTAAGAGAGTATTATGGAAGGAGTTTTGCAAAACAAGGGCCCTAAAAATGATGCTTGATCTGCAATCTTGTGGAAGTCACAGTGTTGATGGGAACTGGAGAGCACTCGGAAAGTTGCTTATTTATTGCTCGGGATGTAGTGGTGGTCGATTGTTCAATAGTATTCAAATCCCAGGTCATTTTGTTTATAGGACTAGGTTCTCAAGGACATCGGGGAAGAGTTTCCTTTTACCACATTGCAGAACGGATGTTTTATATGTGTCCGACCCTTGTGAACATCTCGACCAAGGGGATGATGGGGATGTGGGATTTTTCCGAGGTGTGTTCAAGTCATTCATGGTTTCAAAGGTTCGGAGGATGTTGATCGACAGGGGTGCCCAGCTTCATCCAACAGCAGTGTGCCCCTATTGTAAGGCAAAGATGTGGAACATGTTACAAGCTAATATGGTACCGCAGACTGCAAGCTGTAAGTTAGGTGCTTACGAGGATTCTATTGAATATTATGTCTGTCTTAATGGACATATGGTTGGCATTTGCACCCTTTTACCTTTGTCTGATTCCGAAGAGGCATCTGAATCAGAGTGA
- the LOC107890190 gene encoding uncharacterized protein, producing MAAESVGSSMTPEIPGINGGDSRRSSLSCPANNKERTRSLYRRASTGCCHDICKPEKKHESEEKAPKLPFPKRITKKAFDEPNLFENLELPPKKKIVKPETSTNSPSGSSSGVKKVVSMKEKASMEKVKAKLYPPNSRRHSIDINDVVNFEDKKTSMTKLKSSPKLKPDVFDAGKVVKQDRSLPSKKVPSKANERSCYKRSITCLKPKNQAERKSGIDDMKTGKRNVIKELAASQKASSTGATSLTTRKYRNLKVVPKQKDRNKVENGETEQLLDEHDTLQEKTLYVIKLETENMMLESDKNENCAAELSPPIVDESGYAVTKVDHDSVPEYGEDETLNTEAADNSSNNGPLRLKSGQGRETDGDTNDIVSRHKDVQGKIDGKSLFNNVIKETANKLVETRKNKVMTIVGAFETAISLQDSKPLSNVASW from the coding sequence ATGGCTGCGGAGAGTGTCGGTTCATCAATGACACCGGAAATTCCCGGAATCAATGGCGGTGATTCGAGAAGGAGCTCGTTATCATGTCCTGctaacaacaaagaaagaacacGTTCTCTTTATCGCCGAGCTTCAACCGGTTGTTGTCATGATATCTGCAAACCGGAGAAGAAACATGAATCCGAAGAGAAGGCGCCTAAACTTCCCTTTCCGAAAAGGATCACAAAAAAGGCATTCGATGAACCAAATTTGTTTGAGAACTTAGAGTTGCCACCCAAGAAAAAGATCGTCAAGCCGGAAACGTCGACCAACTCACCGAGTGGAAGCAGTTCCGGTGTAAAAAAAGTTGTTTCGATGAAAGAAAAGGCATCAATGGAAAAGGTTAAGGCCAAATTATATCCCCCTAATTCTAGAAGGCATTCCATTGATATCAATGATGTTGTTAACTTCGAGGATAAAAAGACATCTATGACAAAGCTTAAATCTTCACCGAAGTTGAAACCCGACGTATTCGATGCCGGTAAAGTCGTGAAACAGGACAGATCATTACCTTCGAAGAAAGTTCCATCAAAAGCTAATGAGAGAAGTTGTTATAAACGTTCTATTACTTGTTTGAAACCGAAAAATCAGGCCGAAAGAAAGAGTGGAATCGATGATATGAAGACGGGAAAAAGGAATGTAATAAAGGAACTTGCAGCATCACAAAAAGCTTCTTCAACGGGAGCTACGAGCCTTACTACAAGAAAGTACAGGAATTTGAAAGTTGTACCTAAGCAGAAGGATCGGAACAAGGTCGAAAATGGCGAAACCGAGCAACTTCTCGATGAACACGACACGCTCCAGGAGAAAACCTTGTATGTTATCAAGTTGGAGACAGAAAATATGATGTTGGAATCCGATAAAAACGAAAATTGTGCTGCTGAATTGTCTCCACCTATTGTAGATGAATCCGGATATGCTGTGACCAAAGTTGATCATGACTCTGTCCCTGAATACGGTGAAGATGAAACCTTAAATACGGAAGCGGCGGACAATTCGAGCAATAATGGTCCGTTGCGTCTCAAGTCCGGTCAAGGAAGAGAAACCGATGGTGACACAAATGACATTGTTTCAAGACACAAAGATGTGCAGGGGAAGATAGATGGAAAGAGTTTATTCAATAATGTGATCAAAGAAACCGCGAACAAACTTGTCGAAACCCGGAAAAATAAAGTTATGACCATAGTTGGTGCATTCGAAACTGCGATCTCCCTTCAAGACTCCAAACCATTATCGAATGTTGCCAGTTGGTGA